The following are from one region of the Vanessa atalanta chromosome 5, ilVanAtal1.2, whole genome shotgun sequence genome:
- the LOC125064436 gene encoding DNA-directed RNA polymerase II subunit RPB1 isoform X6, translating to MGRLHTFVVTLRRETRDTNWGLRLVGGSDLATPLIVTRVTPGTPAGRELTRGDIIAKIDHYDARDLRHEDAQNLFKNAPNQIKLVVQRTASPLPTTQWRGPESLPRSTPVPPQTQYAPQQPQYAPQQPQYSPQQPQYAPQQPQYSPQQPQYAPQQPQYSPQQTQYAPQQTQYAPHQTQFVPQQEGEYRTIMMSPAASNRTDETVDESIQSQPYRTTPLVLPGAKVRREPGPTESYLRHHPNPAMRAPPHHDYRDTLMRQKVAESVLQRVVGEDSNKVVHKQFNSPINLYSEQNIANSIRQQTSPLPPPSAPFDPAASPALRALAELEPERPAQPAAPVQHKLFSKKPAPIPKSVKQSETNLKGKQTTFSNGQVSSLQEEHIQQSNSFKRLMYHVLGDAQA from the exons ATGGGGCGGCTGCATACGTTTGTGGTAACGCTGCGGCGGGAAACCCGCGACACCAACTGGGGCCTGCGCCTTGTGGGCGGCTCGGATCTCGCCACTCCGCTCATTGTCACGAGG GTAACCCCGGGTACACCGGCCGGACGGGAACTGACGAGAGGCGACATCATCGCAAAGATCGACCACTACGACGCACGAGATCTCCGACATGAAGATGCGCAAAACCTTTTCAAAAACGCACCCAATCAAATCAAACTAGTTGTGCAAAG GACCGCAAGTCCTCTCCCGACGACACAATGGCGCGGCCCGGAGTCCCTCCCCCGCAGCACACCCGTGCCTCCGCAGACGCAATATGCCCCCCAACAGCCGCAATACGCTCCGCAACAGCCGCAATACTCTCCGCAACAACCACAATACGCCCCGCAACAGCCGCAATACTCTCCGCAACAACCACAATACGCCCCGCAACAGCCGCAGTACTCTCCGCAACAGACGCAGTACGCCCCGCAACAGACGCAATACGCCCCCCATCAGACGCAATTTGTCCCCCAACAGGAGGGCGAGTACAGGACCATAATGATGTCTCCAGCGGCTTCCAATCGCACAGATGAAACCGTCGACGAGTCCATACAAAGccag CCGTACCGCACGACGCCGCTGGTGCTGCCGGGCGCCAAGGTGCGGCGCGAGCCCGGCCCCACGGAGAGCTACCTGCGCCACCACCCCAACCCCGCCATGCGCGCGCCGCCGCACCACGACTACCGCGACACGCTCATGCGCCAGAAG GTGGCCGAGTCGGTGTTGCAGCGAGTGGTCGGTGAAGATTCGAACAAG GTGGTGCACAAGCAGTTCAACTCTCCTATCAACCTATACTCTGAGCAAAACATTGCCAACTCGATCAGACAGCAGACATCGCCTCTGCC CCCCCCGAGCGCGCCCTTCGACCCCGCCGCGTCGCCCGCCCTGCGCGCGCTGGCCGAGCTGGAGCCCGAGCGGCCCGCGCAGCCCGCCGCGCCCGTGCAGCACAAGCTGTTCAGCAAG AAACCGGCGCCGATTCCGAAATCTGTGAAACAGTCGGAAACGAATCTGAAAGGAAAACAAACGACCTTC TCTAATGGACAGGTGAGCTCGCTGCAAGAGGAGCACATCCAGCAGTCGAACTCCTTCAAGCGCCTGATGTACCACGTGCTGGGCGACGCGCAGGCCTAG
- the LOC125064436 gene encoding DNA-directed RNA polymerase II subunit RPB1 isoform X4, with product MGRLHTFVVTLRRETRDTNWGLRLVGGSDLATPLIVTRVTPGTPAGRELTRGDIIAKIDHYDARDLRHEDAQNLFKNAPNQIKLVVQRSSPSSHLYTMPRSSNSFSGRSLLMPSYYRMAETASPLPTTQWRGPESLPRSTPVPPQTQYAPQQPQYAPQQPQYSPQQPQYAPQQPQYSPQQPQYAPQQPQYSPQQTQYAPQQTQYAPHQTQFVPQQEGEYRTIMMSPAASNRTDETVDESIQSQPYRTTPLVLPGAKVRREPGPTESYLRHHPNPAMRAPPHHDYRDTLMRQKVVHKQFNSPINLYSEQNIANSIRQQTSPLPPPSAPFDPAASPALRALAELEPERPAQPAAPVQHKLFSKKPAPIPKSVKQSETNLKGKQTTFSNGQVSSLQEEHIQQSNSFKRLMYHVLGDAQA from the exons ATGGGGCGGCTGCATACGTTTGTGGTAACGCTGCGGCGGGAAACCCGCGACACCAACTGGGGCCTGCGCCTTGTGGGCGGCTCGGATCTCGCCACTCCGCTCATTGTCACGAGG GTAACCCCGGGTACACCGGCCGGACGGGAACTGACGAGAGGCGACATCATCGCAAAGATCGACCACTACGACGCACGAGATCTCCGACATGAAGATGCGCAAAACCTTTTCAAAAACGCACCCAATCAAATCAAACTAGTTGTGCAAAG GAGCAGTCCAAGTTCTCACCTGTACACGATGCCGCGATCTTCCAACAGCTTCTCAGGGCGCTCCCTGCTCATGCCTTCCTACTATCGTATGGCCGA GACCGCAAGTCCTCTCCCGACGACACAATGGCGCGGCCCGGAGTCCCTCCCCCGCAGCACACCCGTGCCTCCGCAGACGCAATATGCCCCCCAACAGCCGCAATACGCTCCGCAACAGCCGCAATACTCTCCGCAACAACCACAATACGCCCCGCAACAGCCGCAATACTCTCCGCAACAACCACAATACGCCCCGCAACAGCCGCAGTACTCTCCGCAACAGACGCAGTACGCCCCGCAACAGACGCAATACGCCCCCCATCAGACGCAATTTGTCCCCCAACAGGAGGGCGAGTACAGGACCATAATGATGTCTCCAGCGGCTTCCAATCGCACAGATGAAACCGTCGACGAGTCCATACAAAGccag CCGTACCGCACGACGCCGCTGGTGCTGCCGGGCGCCAAGGTGCGGCGCGAGCCCGGCCCCACGGAGAGCTACCTGCGCCACCACCCCAACCCCGCCATGCGCGCGCCGCCGCACCACGACTACCGCGACACGCTCATGCGCCAGAAG GTGGTGCACAAGCAGTTCAACTCTCCTATCAACCTATACTCTGAGCAAAACATTGCCAACTCGATCAGACAGCAGACATCGCCTCTGCC CCCCCCGAGCGCGCCCTTCGACCCCGCCGCGTCGCCCGCCCTGCGCGCGCTGGCCGAGCTGGAGCCCGAGCGGCCCGCGCAGCCCGCCGCGCCCGTGCAGCACAAGCTGTTCAGCAAG AAACCGGCGCCGATTCCGAAATCTGTGAAACAGTCGGAAACGAATCTGAAAGGAAAACAAACGACCTTC TCTAATGGACAGGTGAGCTCGCTGCAAGAGGAGCACATCCAGCAGTCGAACTCCTTCAAGCGCCTGATGTACCACGTGCTGGGCGACGCGCAGGCCTAG
- the LOC125064436 gene encoding DNA-directed RNA polymerase II subunit RPB1 isoform X5 codes for MGRLHTFVVTLRRETRDTNWGLRLVGGSDLATPLIVTRVTPGTPAGRELTRGDIIAKIDHYDARDLRHEDAQNLFKNAPNQIKLVVQRSSPSSHLYTMPRSSNSFSGRSLLMPSYYRMAETASPLPTTQWRGPESLPRSTPVPPQTQYAPQQPQYAPQQPQYSPQQPQYAPQQPQYSPQQTQYAPHQTQFVPQQEGEYRTIMMSPAASNRTDETVDESIQSQPYRTTPLVLPGAKVRREPGPTESYLRHHPNPAMRAPPHHDYRDTLMRQKVAESVLQRVVGEDSNKVVHKQFNSPINLYSEQNIANSIRQQTSPLPPPSAPFDPAASPALRALAELEPERPAQPAAPVQHKLFSKKPAPIPKSVKQSETNLKGKQTTFSNGQVSSLQEEHIQQSNSFKRLMYHVLGDAQA; via the exons ATGGGGCGGCTGCATACGTTTGTGGTAACGCTGCGGCGGGAAACCCGCGACACCAACTGGGGCCTGCGCCTTGTGGGCGGCTCGGATCTCGCCACTCCGCTCATTGTCACGAGG GTAACCCCGGGTACACCGGCCGGACGGGAACTGACGAGAGGCGACATCATCGCAAAGATCGACCACTACGACGCACGAGATCTCCGACATGAAGATGCGCAAAACCTTTTCAAAAACGCACCCAATCAAATCAAACTAGTTGTGCAAAG GAGCAGTCCAAGTTCTCACCTGTACACGATGCCGCGATCTTCCAACAGCTTCTCAGGGCGCTCCCTGCTCATGCCTTCCTACTATCGTATGGCCGA GACCGCAAGTCCTCTCCCGACGACACAATGGCGCGGCCCGGAGTCCCTCCCCCGCAGCACACCCGTGCCTCCGCAGACGCAATATGCCCCCCAACAGCCGCAATACGCTCCGCAACAGCCGCAATACTCTCCGCAACAACCACAATACGCCCCGCAACAGCCGCAATACTCT CCGCAACAGACGCAATACGCCCCCCATCAGACGCAATTTGTCCCCCAACAGGAGGGCGAGTACAGGACCATAATGATGTCTCCAGCGGCTTCCAATCGCACAGATGAAACCGTCGACGAGTCCATACAAAGccag CCGTACCGCACGACGCCGCTGGTGCTGCCGGGCGCCAAGGTGCGGCGCGAGCCCGGCCCCACGGAGAGCTACCTGCGCCACCACCCCAACCCCGCCATGCGCGCGCCGCCGCACCACGACTACCGCGACACGCTCATGCGCCAGAAG GTGGCCGAGTCGGTGTTGCAGCGAGTGGTCGGTGAAGATTCGAACAAG GTGGTGCACAAGCAGTTCAACTCTCCTATCAACCTATACTCTGAGCAAAACATTGCCAACTCGATCAGACAGCAGACATCGCCTCTGCC CCCCCCGAGCGCGCCCTTCGACCCCGCCGCGTCGCCCGCCCTGCGCGCGCTGGCCGAGCTGGAGCCCGAGCGGCCCGCGCAGCCCGCCGCGCCCGTGCAGCACAAGCTGTTCAGCAAG AAACCGGCGCCGATTCCGAAATCTGTGAAACAGTCGGAAACGAATCTGAAAGGAAAACAAACGACCTTC TCTAATGGACAGGTGAGCTCGCTGCAAGAGGAGCACATCCAGCAGTCGAACTCCTTCAAGCGCCTGATGTACCACGTGCTGGGCGACGCGCAGGCCTAG
- the LOC125064436 gene encoding DNA-directed RNA polymerase II subunit RPB1 isoform X9, giving the protein MPMYQRPAFWRVPHQRPDPDDEVRNSRRGLVTPGTPAGRELTRGDIIAKIDHYDARDLRHEDAQNLFKNAPNQIKLVVQRSSPSSHLYTMPRSSNSFSGRSLLMPSYYRMAETASPLPTTQWRGPESLPRSTPVPPQTQYAPQQPQYAPQQPQYSPQQPQYAPQQPQYSPQQPQYAPQQPQYSPQQTQYAPQQTQYAPHQTQFVPQQEGEYRTIMMSPAASNRTDETVDESIQSQPYRTTPLVLPGAKVRREPGPTESYLRHHPNPAMRAPPHHDYRDTLMRQKVAESVLQRVVGEDSNKVVHKQFNSPINLYSEQNIANSIRQQTSPLPSNGYYGRPHVVKRQVFY; this is encoded by the exons ATGCCGATGTATCAGAGGCCGGCGTTCTGGAGGGTTCCGCACCAGCGTCCCGACCCTGACGATGAAGTCAGAAACTCTCGAAGAGGATTG GTAACCCCGGGTACACCGGCCGGACGGGAACTGACGAGAGGCGACATCATCGCAAAGATCGACCACTACGACGCACGAGATCTCCGACATGAAGATGCGCAAAACCTTTTCAAAAACGCACCCAATCAAATCAAACTAGTTGTGCAAAG GAGCAGTCCAAGTTCTCACCTGTACACGATGCCGCGATCTTCCAACAGCTTCTCAGGGCGCTCCCTGCTCATGCCTTCCTACTATCGTATGGCCGA GACCGCAAGTCCTCTCCCGACGACACAATGGCGCGGCCCGGAGTCCCTCCCCCGCAGCACACCCGTGCCTCCGCAGACGCAATATGCCCCCCAACAGCCGCAATACGCTCCGCAACAGCCGCAATACTCTCCGCAACAACCACAATACGCCCCGCAACAGCCGCAATACTCTCCGCAACAACCACAATACGCCCCGCAACAGCCGCAGTACTCTCCGCAACAGACGCAGTACGCCCCGCAACAGACGCAATACGCCCCCCATCAGACGCAATTTGTCCCCCAACAGGAGGGCGAGTACAGGACCATAATGATGTCTCCAGCGGCTTCCAATCGCACAGATGAAACCGTCGACGAGTCCATACAAAGccag CCGTACCGCACGACGCCGCTGGTGCTGCCGGGCGCCAAGGTGCGGCGCGAGCCCGGCCCCACGGAGAGCTACCTGCGCCACCACCCCAACCCCGCCATGCGCGCGCCGCCGCACCACGACTACCGCGACACGCTCATGCGCCAGAAG GTGGCCGAGTCGGTGTTGCAGCGAGTGGTCGGTGAAGATTCGAACAAG GTGGTGCACAAGCAGTTCAACTCTCCTATCAACCTATACTCTGAGCAAAACATTGCCAACTCGATCAGACAGCAGACATCGCCTCTGCC CTCTAACGGCTATTACGGGCGGCCGCACGTAGTCAAGAGGCAAGTGTTTTACTAG
- the LOC125064436 gene encoding DNA-directed RNA polymerase II subunit RPB1 isoform X1, producing the protein MGRLHTFVVTLRRETRDTNWGLRLVGGSDLATPLIVTRVTPGTPAGRELTRGDIIAKIDHYDARDLRHEDAQNLFKNAPNQIKLVVQRSSPSSHLYTMPRSSNSFSGRSLLMPSYYRMAETASPLPTTQWRGPESLPRSTPVPPQTQYAPQQPQYAPQQPQYSPQQPQYAPQQPQYSPQQPQYAPQQPQYSPQQTQYAPQQTQYAPHQTQFVPQQEGEYRTIMMSPAASNRTDETVDESIQSQPYRTTPLVLPGAKVRREPGPTESYLRHHPNPAMRAPPHHDYRDTLMRQKVAESVLQRVVGEDSNKVVHKQFNSPINLYSEQNIANSIRQQTSPLPPPSAPFDPAASPALRALAELEPERPAQPAAPVQHKLFSKKPAPIPKSVKQSETNLKGKQTTFSNGQVSSLQEEHIQQSNSFKRLMYHVLGDAQA; encoded by the exons ATGGGGCGGCTGCATACGTTTGTGGTAACGCTGCGGCGGGAAACCCGCGACACCAACTGGGGCCTGCGCCTTGTGGGCGGCTCGGATCTCGCCACTCCGCTCATTGTCACGAGG GTAACCCCGGGTACACCGGCCGGACGGGAACTGACGAGAGGCGACATCATCGCAAAGATCGACCACTACGACGCACGAGATCTCCGACATGAAGATGCGCAAAACCTTTTCAAAAACGCACCCAATCAAATCAAACTAGTTGTGCAAAG GAGCAGTCCAAGTTCTCACCTGTACACGATGCCGCGATCTTCCAACAGCTTCTCAGGGCGCTCCCTGCTCATGCCTTCCTACTATCGTATGGCCGA GACCGCAAGTCCTCTCCCGACGACACAATGGCGCGGCCCGGAGTCCCTCCCCCGCAGCACACCCGTGCCTCCGCAGACGCAATATGCCCCCCAACAGCCGCAATACGCTCCGCAACAGCCGCAATACTCTCCGCAACAACCACAATACGCCCCGCAACAGCCGCAATACTCTCCGCAACAACCACAATACGCCCCGCAACAGCCGCAGTACTCTCCGCAACAGACGCAGTACGCCCCGCAACAGACGCAATACGCCCCCCATCAGACGCAATTTGTCCCCCAACAGGAGGGCGAGTACAGGACCATAATGATGTCTCCAGCGGCTTCCAATCGCACAGATGAAACCGTCGACGAGTCCATACAAAGccag CCGTACCGCACGACGCCGCTGGTGCTGCCGGGCGCCAAGGTGCGGCGCGAGCCCGGCCCCACGGAGAGCTACCTGCGCCACCACCCCAACCCCGCCATGCGCGCGCCGCCGCACCACGACTACCGCGACACGCTCATGCGCCAGAAG GTGGCCGAGTCGGTGTTGCAGCGAGTGGTCGGTGAAGATTCGAACAAG GTGGTGCACAAGCAGTTCAACTCTCCTATCAACCTATACTCTGAGCAAAACATTGCCAACTCGATCAGACAGCAGACATCGCCTCTGCC CCCCCCGAGCGCGCCCTTCGACCCCGCCGCGTCGCCCGCCCTGCGCGCGCTGGCCGAGCTGGAGCCCGAGCGGCCCGCGCAGCCCGCCGCGCCCGTGCAGCACAAGCTGTTCAGCAAG AAACCGGCGCCGATTCCGAAATCTGTGAAACAGTCGGAAACGAATCTGAAAGGAAAACAAACGACCTTC TCTAATGGACAGGTGAGCTCGCTGCAAGAGGAGCACATCCAGCAGTCGAACTCCTTCAAGCGCCTGATGTACCACGTGCTGGGCGACGCGCAGGCCTAG
- the LOC125064436 gene encoding DNA-directed RNA polymerase II subunit RPB1 isoform X3: MPMYQRPAFWRVPHQRPDPDDEVRNSRRGLVTPGTPAGRELTRGDIIAKIDHYDARDLRHEDAQNLFKNAPNQIKLVVQRSSPSSHLYTMPRSSNSFSGRSLLMPSYYRMAETASPLPTTQWRGPESLPRSTPVPPQTQYAPQQPQYAPQQPQYSPQQPQYAPQQPQYSPQQPQYAPQQPQYSPQQTQYAPQQTQYAPHQTQFVPQQEGEYRTIMMSPAASNRTDETVDESIQSQPYRTTPLVLPGAKVRREPGPTESYLRHHPNPAMRAPPHHDYRDTLMRQKVAESVLQRVVGEDSNKVVHKQFNSPINLYSEQNIANSIRQQTSPLPPPSAPFDPAASPALRALAELEPERPAQPAAPVQHKLFSKKPAPIPKSVKQSETNLKGKQTTFSNGQVSSLQEEHIQQSNSFKRLMYHVLGDAQA; this comes from the exons ATGCCGATGTATCAGAGGCCGGCGTTCTGGAGGGTTCCGCACCAGCGTCCCGACCCTGACGATGAAGTCAGAAACTCTCGAAGAGGATTG GTAACCCCGGGTACACCGGCCGGACGGGAACTGACGAGAGGCGACATCATCGCAAAGATCGACCACTACGACGCACGAGATCTCCGACATGAAGATGCGCAAAACCTTTTCAAAAACGCACCCAATCAAATCAAACTAGTTGTGCAAAG GAGCAGTCCAAGTTCTCACCTGTACACGATGCCGCGATCTTCCAACAGCTTCTCAGGGCGCTCCCTGCTCATGCCTTCCTACTATCGTATGGCCGA GACCGCAAGTCCTCTCCCGACGACACAATGGCGCGGCCCGGAGTCCCTCCCCCGCAGCACACCCGTGCCTCCGCAGACGCAATATGCCCCCCAACAGCCGCAATACGCTCCGCAACAGCCGCAATACTCTCCGCAACAACCACAATACGCCCCGCAACAGCCGCAATACTCTCCGCAACAACCACAATACGCCCCGCAACAGCCGCAGTACTCTCCGCAACAGACGCAGTACGCCCCGCAACAGACGCAATACGCCCCCCATCAGACGCAATTTGTCCCCCAACAGGAGGGCGAGTACAGGACCATAATGATGTCTCCAGCGGCTTCCAATCGCACAGATGAAACCGTCGACGAGTCCATACAAAGccag CCGTACCGCACGACGCCGCTGGTGCTGCCGGGCGCCAAGGTGCGGCGCGAGCCCGGCCCCACGGAGAGCTACCTGCGCCACCACCCCAACCCCGCCATGCGCGCGCCGCCGCACCACGACTACCGCGACACGCTCATGCGCCAGAAG GTGGCCGAGTCGGTGTTGCAGCGAGTGGTCGGTGAAGATTCGAACAAG GTGGTGCACAAGCAGTTCAACTCTCCTATCAACCTATACTCTGAGCAAAACATTGCCAACTCGATCAGACAGCAGACATCGCCTCTGCC CCCCCCGAGCGCGCCCTTCGACCCCGCCGCGTCGCCCGCCCTGCGCGCGCTGGCCGAGCTGGAGCCCGAGCGGCCCGCGCAGCCCGCCGCGCCCGTGCAGCACAAGCTGTTCAGCAAG AAACCGGCGCCGATTCCGAAATCTGTGAAACAGTCGGAAACGAATCTGAAAGGAAAACAAACGACCTTC TCTAATGGACAGGTGAGCTCGCTGCAAGAGGAGCACATCCAGCAGTCGAACTCCTTCAAGCGCCTGATGTACCACGTGCTGGGCGACGCGCAGGCCTAG
- the LOC125064436 gene encoding DNA-directed RNA polymerase II subunit RPB1 isoform X2, translating to MGRLHTFVVTLRRETRDTNWGLRLVGGSDLATPLIVTRVTPGTPAGRELTRGDIIAKIDHYDARDLRHEDAQNLFKNAPNQIKLVVQRSSPSSHLYTMPRSSNSFSGRSLLMPSYYRMAETASPLPTTQWRGPESLPRSTPVPPQTQYAPQQPQYAPQQPQYSPQQPQYAPQQPQYSPQQPQYAPQQPQYSPQQTQYAPQQTQYAPHQTQFVPQQEGEYRTIMMSPAASNRTDETVDESIQSQPYRTTPLVLPGAKVRREPGPTESYLRHHPNPAMRAPPHHDYRDTLMRQKVAESVLQRVVGEDSNKVVHKQFNSPINLYSEQNIANSIRQQTSPLPPPSAPFDPAASPALRALAELEPERPAQPAAPVQHKLFSKKPAPIPKSVKQSETNLKGKQTTFVSSLQEEHIQQSNSFKRLMYHVLGDAQA from the exons ATGGGGCGGCTGCATACGTTTGTGGTAACGCTGCGGCGGGAAACCCGCGACACCAACTGGGGCCTGCGCCTTGTGGGCGGCTCGGATCTCGCCACTCCGCTCATTGTCACGAGG GTAACCCCGGGTACACCGGCCGGACGGGAACTGACGAGAGGCGACATCATCGCAAAGATCGACCACTACGACGCACGAGATCTCCGACATGAAGATGCGCAAAACCTTTTCAAAAACGCACCCAATCAAATCAAACTAGTTGTGCAAAG GAGCAGTCCAAGTTCTCACCTGTACACGATGCCGCGATCTTCCAACAGCTTCTCAGGGCGCTCCCTGCTCATGCCTTCCTACTATCGTATGGCCGA GACCGCAAGTCCTCTCCCGACGACACAATGGCGCGGCCCGGAGTCCCTCCCCCGCAGCACACCCGTGCCTCCGCAGACGCAATATGCCCCCCAACAGCCGCAATACGCTCCGCAACAGCCGCAATACTCTCCGCAACAACCACAATACGCCCCGCAACAGCCGCAATACTCTCCGCAACAACCACAATACGCCCCGCAACAGCCGCAGTACTCTCCGCAACAGACGCAGTACGCCCCGCAACAGACGCAATACGCCCCCCATCAGACGCAATTTGTCCCCCAACAGGAGGGCGAGTACAGGACCATAATGATGTCTCCAGCGGCTTCCAATCGCACAGATGAAACCGTCGACGAGTCCATACAAAGccag CCGTACCGCACGACGCCGCTGGTGCTGCCGGGCGCCAAGGTGCGGCGCGAGCCCGGCCCCACGGAGAGCTACCTGCGCCACCACCCCAACCCCGCCATGCGCGCGCCGCCGCACCACGACTACCGCGACACGCTCATGCGCCAGAAG GTGGCCGAGTCGGTGTTGCAGCGAGTGGTCGGTGAAGATTCGAACAAG GTGGTGCACAAGCAGTTCAACTCTCCTATCAACCTATACTCTGAGCAAAACATTGCCAACTCGATCAGACAGCAGACATCGCCTCTGCC CCCCCCGAGCGCGCCCTTCGACCCCGCCGCGTCGCCCGCCCTGCGCGCGCTGGCCGAGCTGGAGCCCGAGCGGCCCGCGCAGCCCGCCGCGCCCGTGCAGCACAAGCTGTTCAGCAAG AAACCGGCGCCGATTCCGAAATCTGTGAAACAGTCGGAAACGAATCTGAAAGGAAAACAAACGACCTTC GTGAGCTCGCTGCAAGAGGAGCACATCCAGCAGTCGAACTCCTTCAAGCGCCTGATGTACCACGTGCTGGGCGACGCGCAGGCCTAG
- the LOC125064436 gene encoding DNA-directed RNA polymerase II subunit RPB1 isoform X7, protein MGRLHTFVVTLRRETRDTNWGLRLVGGSDLATPLIVTRVTPGTPAGRELTRGDIIAKIDHYDARDLRHEDAQNLFKNAPNQIKLVVQRSSPSSHLYTMPRSSNSFSGRSLLMPSYYRMAETASPLPTTQWRGPESLPRSTPVPPQTQYAPQQPQYAPQQPQYSPQQTQYAPHQTQFVPQQEGEYRTIMMSPAASNRTDETVDESIQSQPYRTTPLVLPGAKVRREPGPTESYLRHHPNPAMRAPPHHDYRDTLMRQKVAESVLQRVVGEDSNKVVHKQFNSPINLYSEQNIANSIRQQTSPLPPPSAPFDPAASPALRALAELEPERPAQPAAPVQHKLFSKKPAPIPKSVKQSETNLKGKQTTFSNGQVSSLQEEHIQQSNSFKRLMYHVLGDAQA, encoded by the exons ATGGGGCGGCTGCATACGTTTGTGGTAACGCTGCGGCGGGAAACCCGCGACACCAACTGGGGCCTGCGCCTTGTGGGCGGCTCGGATCTCGCCACTCCGCTCATTGTCACGAGG GTAACCCCGGGTACACCGGCCGGACGGGAACTGACGAGAGGCGACATCATCGCAAAGATCGACCACTACGACGCACGAGATCTCCGACATGAAGATGCGCAAAACCTTTTCAAAAACGCACCCAATCAAATCAAACTAGTTGTGCAAAG GAGCAGTCCAAGTTCTCACCTGTACACGATGCCGCGATCTTCCAACAGCTTCTCAGGGCGCTCCCTGCTCATGCCTTCCTACTATCGTATGGCCGA GACCGCAAGTCCTCTCCCGACGACACAATGGCGCGGCCCGGAGTCCCTCCCCCGCAGCACACCCGTGCCTCCGCAGACGCAATATGCCCCCCAACAGCCGCAATACGCTCCGCAACAGCCGCAATACTCT CCGCAACAGACGCAATACGCCCCCCATCAGACGCAATTTGTCCCCCAACAGGAGGGCGAGTACAGGACCATAATGATGTCTCCAGCGGCTTCCAATCGCACAGATGAAACCGTCGACGAGTCCATACAAAGccag CCGTACCGCACGACGCCGCTGGTGCTGCCGGGCGCCAAGGTGCGGCGCGAGCCCGGCCCCACGGAGAGCTACCTGCGCCACCACCCCAACCCCGCCATGCGCGCGCCGCCGCACCACGACTACCGCGACACGCTCATGCGCCAGAAG GTGGCCGAGTCGGTGTTGCAGCGAGTGGTCGGTGAAGATTCGAACAAG GTGGTGCACAAGCAGTTCAACTCTCCTATCAACCTATACTCTGAGCAAAACATTGCCAACTCGATCAGACAGCAGACATCGCCTCTGCC CCCCCCGAGCGCGCCCTTCGACCCCGCCGCGTCGCCCGCCCTGCGCGCGCTGGCCGAGCTGGAGCCCGAGCGGCCCGCGCAGCCCGCCGCGCCCGTGCAGCACAAGCTGTTCAGCAAG AAACCGGCGCCGATTCCGAAATCTGTGAAACAGTCGGAAACGAATCTGAAAGGAAAACAAACGACCTTC TCTAATGGACAGGTGAGCTCGCTGCAAGAGGAGCACATCCAGCAGTCGAACTCCTTCAAGCGCCTGATGTACCACGTGCTGGGCGACGCGCAGGCCTAG